One window from the genome of Aeromonas sp. FDAARGOS 1405 encodes:
- the parC gene encoding DNA topoisomerase IV subunit A, which yields MSDAIELSLDGVERQPMRTFTEQAYLNYSMYVIMDRALPHIGDGLKPVQRRIIYAMSELGLSALSKHKKSARTVGDVLGKYHPHGDSACYEAMVLMAQPFSYRYPLVDGQGNWGAPDDPKSFAAMRYTEARLSRFSELLLSELGQGTVEWTPNFDGTMKEPVVLPARLPHILLNGVTGIAVGMATDIPPHNAREVAYACAELLDNPNAGLDVLMQHIQGPDYPTNAEIITPRDDIRKIYETGKGSIKQRAVWSEEDGDIVITALPHQASGAKIMEQIAAQMVAKKLPMVTDLRDESDHENPTRLVIVPRSNRVDVEGLMAHLFATTDLEKNYRVNLNILGLDNRPQVKCLKTILSEWIQFRRETVRRRLQFRLDKVLARLHILEGLLIAYLNIDEVIEIIRTEDEPGKVMVERFNITETQAEAILELKLRHLAKLEEFKLRAEQNELAEERDKLELILGSERRLNTLLKKELLADAEKYGDDRRTPLVERATAVALTEKELVPSEPVTVILSDKGWVRAAKGHDVDVEGLSYKAGDNYLTHAFGRSNQQAVFLSSFGRTYSLEAHTLPSARSQGEPLTGRFALGAGEEVRHLVMGNEGEPYLIASDAGYGFVCTYDDLIGKNKNGKALLTVPEGGQVMAPQKIGSPETDLCMAISNEGRMLLFPLNTLPVLGKGKGNKLISIPSARVKAREEFVVMAAVIPQGQSVTLFAGKRKLTLKPSDLDYYRGERGRRGAKLPRGLQRVDRIEIEPAAGTEPVAGENQEG from the coding sequence ATGAGTGATGCTATCGAGCTCAGTCTGGACGGGGTAGAGCGCCAGCCAATGCGCACCTTTACCGAACAGGCTTACTTGAACTACTCCATGTACGTCATCATGGATCGGGCCTTGCCGCATATTGGCGATGGCCTCAAACCGGTGCAGCGGCGCATCATCTACGCCATGAGCGAGCTGGGTCTGTCGGCGCTGTCCAAGCACAAGAAATCCGCCCGTACCGTGGGTGATGTGCTGGGTAAGTACCACCCCCACGGCGACAGCGCCTGTTATGAAGCCATGGTGCTGATGGCCCAGCCCTTCTCCTACCGCTACCCGCTGGTGGATGGTCAGGGCAACTGGGGGGCGCCGGACGATCCCAAATCCTTCGCCGCCATGCGTTATACCGAGGCGCGCCTGTCGCGCTTCTCCGAGCTGCTGCTCTCCGAATTGGGCCAGGGCACGGTGGAGTGGACGCCGAACTTTGACGGCACCATGAAGGAGCCGGTGGTGCTGCCTGCCCGCCTGCCGCACATCCTGCTCAACGGGGTGACCGGTATCGCGGTGGGCATGGCGACCGACATCCCGCCCCACAACGCGCGGGAAGTGGCCTACGCCTGTGCCGAGCTGCTCGACAACCCCAATGCGGGGCTCGATGTGTTGATGCAGCACATTCAGGGGCCGGACTACCCGACCAACGCCGAGATCATCACCCCGCGCGACGATATCCGCAAAATCTACGAGACCGGCAAGGGCTCCATCAAGCAGCGGGCGGTCTGGAGCGAGGAGGATGGCGACATCGTCATCACAGCGCTGCCCCATCAGGCCTCCGGCGCCAAGATCATGGAGCAGATCGCCGCCCAGATGGTGGCGAAAAAGCTGCCGATGGTCACCGATCTGCGCGATGAATCTGACCACGAGAACCCGACCCGTCTGGTGATCGTGCCGCGCTCCAACCGGGTGGATGTAGAGGGGCTGATGGCCCACCTGTTCGCCACCACGGATCTGGAGAAGAACTACCGGGTCAACCTCAACATCCTCGGCCTCGACAACCGGCCGCAGGTGAAGTGCCTCAAGACCATCCTCAGCGAGTGGATCCAGTTCCGCCGCGAGACCGTGCGTCGCCGTCTGCAGTTCCGCCTCGACAAGGTGCTGGCTCGCCTGCATATCCTCGAAGGCTTGCTGATCGCCTATCTCAACATCGACGAGGTGATCGAGATCATCCGCACCGAGGATGAGCCGGGCAAGGTGATGGTGGAGCGCTTCAACATTACCGAGACCCAGGCCGAAGCGATCCTCGAGCTGAAACTGCGCCATCTGGCCAAGCTCGAAGAGTTCAAGCTGCGTGCCGAACAGAACGAACTGGCCGAAGAGCGCGACAAGCTGGAGCTGATCCTGGGCTCCGAGCGCCGTCTCAACACCCTGCTCAAGAAAGAGCTGCTGGCCGATGCCGAGAAGTACGGCGACGATCGTCGCACCCCGCTGGTGGAGCGTGCCACCGCCGTCGCGCTGACCGAGAAAGAGCTGGTGCCGAGCGAGCCGGTCACCGTCATCCTCTCCGACAAGGGGTGGGTGCGCGCCGCCAAGGGCCACGACGTGGATGTCGAGGGGCTCTCCTACAAGGCGGGGGACAACTACCTCACCCACGCCTTTGGCCGCAGCAACCAGCAGGCGGTGTTCCTGTCGAGCTTTGGCCGCACCTACTCGCTGGAGGCGCACACTCTGCCCTCCGCCCGCAGTCAGGGCGAGCCGCTTACCGGCCGCTTTGCGCTGGGTGCCGGTGAAGAGGTGCGTCATCTGGTGATGGGTAACGAAGGCGAGCCGTATCTGATCGCCAGCGACGCCGGTTACGGCTTTGTTTGCACCTATGACGACCTCATCGGCAAGAACAAGAACGGCAAGGCGCTGCTCACCGTGCCGGAAGGGGGTCAGGTGATGGCACCCCAGAAGATCGGCTCGCCGGAGACCGATCTCTGCATGGCTATCTCCAACGAGGGGCGCATGCTGCTGTTCCCGCTCAACACCCTGCCGGTACTCGGCAAGGGCAAGGGCAACAAGCTCATCAGCATTCCGTCGGCTCGGGTGAAAGCACGGGAGGAGTTTGTGGTAATGGCCGCCGTCATCCCGCAGGGTCAGTCGGTCACCCTGTTTGCCGGCAAGCGCAAGCTCACCCTCAAACCCTCGGATCTCGACTACTACCGCGGCGAGCGCGGCCGCCGCGGCGCCAAGCTGCCCCGCGGTTTGCAGCGGGTGGATCGTATTGAGATTGAACCCGCCGCGGGAACCGAACCGGTAGCCGGGGAAAATCAGGAAGGGTAA
- a CDS encoding LysR family transcriptional regulator: MRTGMELNALKIFIAVVENSSFVGASKALQIPTSNVSRSISQLEEALNLQLIERSTRHMKLTQSGQLLYTRVKPLLESLEQTEAELTSQQIQLKGPLRICIPNEAGPKLLGTAIADFACQHPEITISCITNLSGLESLREDLDMAIIIHRGKMDDCDYIASHLTTIPCTVVGSPSLIQKWGLPNHTSQLKTLPCITTVSALKGMPWQFTRTSSEFSTIQVNEHYRVNSGELALKAAIAGVGFAILAKVSCQEFIDDGSLVEIELELPAAPLQLFAVYANRQYLPAKTRVFIELIRQNIISYQ, encoded by the coding sequence ATGCGTACCGGCATGGAATTGAATGCGCTGAAAATTTTCATTGCAGTGGTTGAAAACAGCAGTTTTGTCGGTGCATCTAAAGCCCTTCAAATCCCCACCTCAAATGTGAGTCGCAGTATTTCTCAATTGGAAGAAGCCTTGAATCTTCAACTGATTGAACGCTCAACCCGCCATATGAAGCTCACACAGTCAGGGCAACTGCTCTATACCCGAGTAAAACCACTGCTGGAATCACTGGAGCAAACCGAGGCTGAATTGACATCACAGCAGATTCAGCTGAAAGGGCCATTACGCATCTGTATCCCCAATGAGGCTGGGCCAAAACTGCTCGGTACTGCCATTGCCGACTTTGCCTGCCAACATCCTGAAATAACGATCAGCTGCATTACCAATCTCTCCGGACTTGAATCATTAAGAGAGGATTTGGACATGGCAATCATCATTCACAGAGGCAAGATGGATGATTGCGATTACATAGCCAGCCATTTGACCACCATTCCCTGTACTGTTGTTGGCTCCCCGTCATTGATTCAGAAGTGGGGGCTTCCCAACCACACATCACAACTCAAAACTCTCCCCTGCATAACAACGGTGAGCGCTCTGAAAGGGATGCCTTGGCAATTTACTCGCACGAGCAGTGAATTTTCCACCATTCAGGTGAATGAACACTACCGGGTCAATAGTGGCGAACTGGCGTTAAAAGCAGCAATAGCCGGTGTAGGTTTTGCCATTCTTGCCAAGGTATCTTGCCAGGAGTTTATTGATGATGGCAGCTTGGTTGAAATTGAACTTGAGCTACCCGCTGCCCCATTACAGTTGTTTGCTGTTTATGCAAACCGCCAATATCTTCCTGCTAAAACACGTGTATTTATTGAGTTAATTCGACAAAACATCATTAGTTATCAGTAG
- a CDS encoding FUSC family protein, protein MSESFWLRTPWGKATGGQWRYALRNALAMCLSLWLAFVLQLDSPYWAMSSAAVVSFPTVGGVISKSLGRVVGSLMGAMAAVVITGLGISDPWLFSFLIALWLGLCTYISNHYQNNVSYAFALGGYTAAIIAFSCVNVADPHHIFDIAQARVSEVIIGILCGGLMMMILPSTSDSETLLDSLRKSQTRLLEHAQLLWLGEMTPEVRSSHEGLIGQILTMNVLRIQAVWSHHRLRRQNRLLNFLLHRQLRLISLISSQRRMLHNWPEQPEGIQALLATLLAELGKPECDKYRVARLLAPLMPTSEHDYRLRTFLLRLRHFCWSYLECQRWLDRLTRYDDQEWPAPPRHTSLTSHTDTLEAAYNGGRTFLCVLLGCTFWINSQWDAGSSALTMLSICCVLYSATPAPAQGANTMLRAILLLSLICFAVKFGLMIRIDDFWVFCLLLFPALLSMQLCKQQQVRQAGLWGQMIVLLGSFLAITNPPSYDYQQFINSSLAQMMGVMSAALAFQLLRPSSDRRKSRRIIRSLRRHFMDQLEPAPRQSESQFESLIYHCISQLGQSQEQTARMWVLRWGVVLLNCSHIVWQLRQWRGDEHPLYLVRDNCIRSLKGILTEQGVQHASLDRTLAELQRISQGLANHGDGTARELAGMVWRLQSSLSQLQQALPGPAEGS, encoded by the coding sequence GCAGCTCGACTCCCCCTACTGGGCGATGAGTTCGGCCGCCGTGGTGAGTTTTCCCACTGTGGGCGGGGTGATCAGCAAGAGTCTGGGGCGGGTGGTTGGCAGCCTGATGGGGGCGATGGCGGCGGTGGTGATCACCGGTCTTGGCATCAGCGATCCCTGGCTGTTCAGCTTCCTCATCGCCCTCTGGCTGGGCTTGTGCACCTACATCTCCAACCACTATCAGAACAACGTCTCCTACGCCTTCGCCCTCGGCGGTTACACTGCCGCCATCATCGCCTTCTCCTGCGTCAATGTGGCGGATCCCCACCATATCTTCGATATTGCCCAGGCGCGGGTGAGCGAGGTGATCATCGGTATCCTCTGCGGCGGTCTGATGATGATGATCCTGCCCAGCACCTCGGATAGCGAAACCCTGCTGGACTCCCTGCGCAAGAGCCAGACCCGCCTGCTGGAACATGCCCAGCTGCTCTGGCTGGGGGAGATGACGCCCGAGGTGCGCAGTTCCCACGAAGGGCTGATCGGCCAGATCCTCACCATGAACGTGCTGCGCATACAGGCGGTCTGGAGCCATCATCGGTTGCGGCGCCAGAACCGGCTGCTCAACTTCCTGCTCCATCGCCAGCTGCGGCTCATCAGCCTTATCTCCAGCCAGCGCCGCATGCTGCACAACTGGCCGGAACAACCGGAAGGCATTCAGGCGCTGCTCGCCACCCTGCTGGCCGAGCTTGGCAAGCCGGAGTGCGACAAGTATCGGGTTGCGAGGTTGCTGGCTCCCCTGATGCCGACCAGCGAGCATGATTACCGGCTGCGCACCTTTTTGCTGCGGCTGCGCCATTTCTGCTGGAGCTATCTGGAGTGTCAGCGCTGGCTCGACCGGTTGACCCGCTACGACGATCAGGAGTGGCCGGCGCCGCCCCGTCACACCTCTCTCACCAGCCATACCGACACGCTGGAGGCCGCCTACAACGGCGGGCGCACCTTCCTCTGCGTGCTGCTCGGCTGCACTTTCTGGATCAACAGTCAGTGGGATGCGGGCAGCTCGGCGCTCACCATGCTCTCCATCTGCTGCGTGCTCTACTCGGCGACCCCGGCGCCGGCTCAGGGGGCCAACACCATGCTCAGGGCGATCCTGCTGCTCAGCCTCATCTGCTTTGCGGTCAAGTTTGGCCTGATGATCCGCATCGACGATTTCTGGGTCTTCTGCCTCTTGCTCTTTCCGGCGCTGCTCTCCATGCAGCTCTGCAAACAGCAGCAGGTGCGGCAGGCGGGCCTCTGGGGCCAGATGATCGTGCTGCTCGGCTCGTTTCTCGCCATCACCAATCCGCCCAGCTACGACTATCAGCAGTTCATCAACAGCAGCCTCGCCCAGATGATGGGGGTGATGAGCGCCGCGCTGGCGTTTCAGCTGTTGCGACCCAGCTCGGATCGGCGCAAGAGCCGCCGCATTATCCGCTCCCTGCGCCGCCACTTCATGGATCAGCTGGAGCCGGCCCCGCGCCAGAGTGAGAGCCAGTTCGAGTCGCTGATCTACCACTGCATCAGCCAGCTCGGTCAGAGTCAGGAGCAGACCGCCCGTATGTGGGTATTGCGCTGGGGCGTGGTGCTGCTCAACTGCAGCCATATCGTCTGGCAGCTGCGCCAGTGGCGCGGTGACGAGCATCCTCTCTATCTGGTGCGTGACAACTGTATCCGTAGCCTGAAGGGGATCCTCACCGAGCAGGGGGTGCAGCACGCTTCCCTCGACCGCACGCTGGCCGAGCTGCAGCGGATCAGTCAGGGGCTGGCCAACCATGGCGATGGCACGGCGCGAGAGCTGGCAGGCATGGTGTGGCGGCTGCAAAGTTCGCTCTCCCAGCTGCAACAGGCGCTGCCGGGCCCCGCCGAGGGGAGCTGA
- the parE gene encoding DNA topoisomerase IV subunit B produces MSTQYNADAIEVLNGLEPVRRRPGMYTDTTRPNHLGQEVIDNSVDEALAGHARNLEVILHEDQSLEVIDDGRGMPVDIHPEEGVSGVELILCKLHAGGKFSNKNYQFSGGLHGVGISVVNALSDRVEVTVRRDGQVYDIAFERGEKVQELTITGTCGRRNTGTRVRFWPQASYFDSPKFSVTKLEHLLKAKAVLCPGLTIKFLDKNTGIKLEWCYEDGLKDYLIDAVKQYTCLPEQPFIGSFSSEQSAVDWALCWLPEGGECLAESYVNLIPTAQGGTHVNGLRQGLLDAMREFCEFRNLLPRGVKLTPEDIWDRCAYILSIKMQDPQFAGQTKERLSSRQSSAFVSGVVKDAFSLYLNSNTELAEQIAEICISSAQRRMRAAKTVVRKKITQGPALPGKLTDCNCADPMQGELFLVEGDSAGGSAKQARDREFQAIMPLRGKILNTWEVEAGQVLASQEVHDISVAIGLDPDSNDLSGLRYGKVCILADADSDGLHIATLLCALFVKHFRTLVEKGHVYVAMPPLYRIDIGKEVYYALDEDEKNGVLQRVEAEKKKGKVMVTRFKGLGEMNPKQLRETTMDPNTRRLVQLTMEPAGESEGDAADETLQLMDMLLAKKRAGDRREWLEEKGNLAII; encoded by the coding sequence ATGTCTACTCAATACAATGCGGATGCCATTGAGGTCCTCAATGGCCTTGAACCGGTGCGTCGTCGCCCCGGCATGTATACCGACACCACCCGGCCCAACCACCTCGGCCAGGAGGTCATCGACAACAGCGTCGATGAAGCGCTGGCAGGTCACGCCCGCAATCTGGAGGTGATCCTGCATGAAGACCAGTCCCTCGAAGTGATCGACGATGGCCGCGGCATGCCGGTCGATATCCACCCGGAAGAGGGGGTCAGCGGGGTGGAGCTGATCCTCTGCAAGCTGCACGCGGGCGGCAAATTCTCCAACAAGAACTACCAGTTCTCCGGCGGTCTGCACGGGGTGGGTATTTCGGTCGTAAATGCCCTCTCCGATCGGGTCGAGGTGACGGTACGTCGCGACGGTCAGGTCTACGACATCGCCTTCGAGCGCGGTGAGAAGGTGCAGGAGCTGACCATCACCGGTACCTGCGGTCGTCGCAACACCGGCACCCGGGTGCGCTTCTGGCCGCAGGCGAGCTATTTCGATTCGCCCAAATTCTCGGTCACCAAGCTGGAGCACCTGCTCAAAGCCAAGGCGGTGCTCTGCCCCGGCCTCACCATCAAGTTCCTCGACAAGAACACCGGCATCAAGCTGGAGTGGTGCTACGAAGATGGCCTCAAGGATTACCTGATCGATGCGGTCAAGCAGTACACCTGCCTGCCGGAGCAGCCCTTTATCGGCTCGTTCAGCTCCGAACAGTCGGCGGTGGACTGGGCGCTCTGCTGGCTGCCGGAAGGGGGCGAATGCCTCGCCGAATCCTATGTGAACCTCATTCCCACCGCGCAGGGCGGTACTCACGTCAACGGCCTGCGTCAGGGCCTGCTCGACGCCATGCGCGAGTTCTGCGAGTTCCGCAACCTGCTGCCGCGGGGGGTCAAGCTGACCCCGGAAGATATCTGGGATCGCTGCGCCTACATCCTCTCCATCAAGATGCAGGATCCGCAGTTTGCCGGTCAGACCAAGGAGCGGCTCTCCTCCCGCCAGAGCTCTGCGTTTGTCTCCGGCGTGGTGAAGGATGCCTTCAGCCTCTATCTGAACAGCAACACCGAGCTGGCGGAGCAGATCGCCGAGATCTGTATCTCCAGCGCCCAGCGCCGGATGCGCGCCGCCAAGACGGTGGTGCGCAAGAAGATTACCCAGGGCCCGGCCCTGCCCGGCAAGTTGACTGACTGTAACTGCGCCGACCCCATGCAGGGCGAACTGTTCCTGGTGGAGGGTGACTCCGCGGGCGGCAGTGCCAAGCAGGCGCGGGATCGCGAGTTTCAAGCCATCATGCCCCTGCGCGGCAAGATCCTGAACACCTGGGAGGTGGAGGCCGGTCAGGTGCTCGCCTCGCAGGAGGTGCACGATATTTCCGTGGCCATCGGTCTCGACCCCGACTCCAACGACCTCTCCGGTCTGCGCTACGGCAAGGTGTGCATCCTCGCGGATGCGGACTCGGACGGTCTGCACATCGCCACCCTGCTCTGCGCCCTCTTTGTGAAACACTTCCGCACGCTGGTGGAGAAAGGCCACGTCTATGTCGCCATGCCGCCCCTCTACCGGATCGATATTGGTAAAGAGGTCTACTACGCCCTCGACGAGGACGAGAAGAACGGGGTGCTGCAGCGGGTCGAAGCCGAGAAGAAGAAGGGCAAGGTGATGGTGACCCGATTCAAGGGTCTGGGTGAGATGAACCCGAAACAGCTGCGGGAAACCACCATGGATCCCAACACCCGCCGTCTGGTGCAGCTCACCATGGAGCCGGCAGGGGAGAGCGAAGGGGATGCGGCTGACGAGACCCTGCAGCTGATGGACATGCTGCTGGCCAAGAAGCGGGCGGGTGATCGCCGCGAATGGCTCGAAGAGAAGGGCAACCTCGCCATCATCTAA
- a CDS encoding MFS transporter, whose product MLDKNNVGEKTHSNCSVMDFNVVWLAALIQLVSALDFMMIMPLGPDLSRALNISPTYIGYLGGGYALAAALSSLLCARYLDLFDRKHVALITLLGISLSTWACALAWDMESLFFTRLLAGMFAGPATSIALAIVADATPVQQRGRAMAIVMGAFSLSAIAGVPLGLELAMSKGWSAPFYVLGGLGLCVCVAVYTRLPGMTAHLGLSQKAFSSIEMLKRPVVLNAFMAIGLAIFSTFLIVPNIAAYFQFNLDVPRGDMSYYYVMGGIFSLFSMQLGGLFIDRFGAMKVTILIGALTIAVVWDGFLHEPWLPTIVIFTLFVVVTSTRTITVAAVNSQVAAPWERAGFMSLQNVFQHIFSGSAAVVSSMILTNVDGHLGNITLLAWLTIVLTIIQPLFLYRLLKLLRLGTPKSDV is encoded by the coding sequence ATGCTAGATAAAAATAATGTGGGTGAAAAAACTCACAGTAATTGTTCGGTTATGGATTTTAACGTTGTCTGGTTGGCGGCATTGATTCAATTGGTCAGTGCACTTGATTTCATGATGATTATGCCTCTCGGGCCTGATTTATCTCGCGCACTAAATATAAGTCCAACCTATATAGGATATTTAGGAGGCGGGTATGCACTGGCAGCCGCACTATCATCGTTGTTATGTGCCAGATATCTCGACCTATTTGATAGAAAGCATGTTGCACTGATCACATTGTTGGGGATCTCGCTATCCACTTGGGCCTGCGCTTTGGCATGGGATATGGAAAGTTTATTCTTTACCCGCTTGCTGGCCGGTATGTTTGCCGGTCCTGCAACATCCATTGCTCTGGCGATCGTTGCGGATGCTACGCCTGTACAGCAACGTGGCCGAGCGATGGCCATCGTGATGGGGGCGTTTTCGTTGTCAGCGATTGCCGGTGTGCCGTTGGGATTGGAGCTGGCAATGTCAAAAGGATGGAGTGCACCTTTCTATGTTTTAGGTGGCTTGGGATTATGTGTCTGCGTGGCGGTATATACAAGGCTGCCCGGGATGACGGCCCACTTGGGATTGAGTCAGAAGGCTTTTTCATCCATTGAAATGTTGAAGCGACCTGTGGTGTTGAATGCGTTTATGGCAATTGGGTTGGCAATTTTCAGCACCTTCCTTATTGTTCCCAACATAGCTGCTTATTTTCAATTTAACCTTGATGTCCCTCGTGGTGATATGAGTTATTACTATGTCATGGGTGGTATATTTAGCCTGTTTTCAATGCAGCTTGGCGGATTGTTTATTGACCGTTTTGGCGCAATGAAAGTGACGATTTTGATAGGGGCATTGACGATAGCGGTTGTTTGGGATGGTTTTTTGCATGAGCCTTGGTTGCCGACCATAGTGATTTTCACGTTATTCGTGGTGGTTACATCGACCCGAACGATCACCGTTGCTGCTGTTAATAGTCAAGTGGCAGCGCCTTGGGAAAGGGCGGGATTCATGTCATTGCAAAATGTTTTTCAACATATATTCAGTGGCTCGGCTGCCGTCGTCTCTTCGATGATTTTAACAAATGTCGATGGTCACCTTGGCAACATAACTCTATTGGCTTGGCTAACCATAGTGTTGACGATTATTCAGCCACTTTTTCTATATCGATTGCTCAAGCTGCTGCGTTTGGGAACCCCAAAATCGGATGTTTGA
- a CDS encoding peptide MFS transporter, whose product MSASNQHPTIPPGSGALFFIQTFSTLGFAVLYSTLVLYATKRLGFSESQANAMMGVFGAFNYGLHLFGGYLGGRYLSNRNLFVMGMVLQVIGCYFIAEMGITGLYWGLAMFLTGSGLNVTCLNMMLTQRFAPDDHRRESAFLWNYAGMNLGFFIGFTVAGYFQLTEDYRTLFLFATLGNIIAIIATFACWPILADISTPLRHIKGSGFYRRMLAGLAILAMLVPALRLLLTHASFSGSFVLILGAVVLVLLCVMTARHPDAAERSRMVAYLILALGSLIFWSLYQLAPMGLMLFSEHNINLNVFGLRVAPQWIQNINTIVIVIGGPLMALLFKRLREQGWNIDIPSQFAASLFCMGLGMLVLPIGIHLAGADGLVAFKWIAISYVLQSFGELLISPIGYAMIGKLAPASLQGLMMGCWMMVTGVASVLAGYVSSAMPQNIGSSPVATNPGYSSVFNMLGWGSMAGGIVLLLLVPRLRLLIASKITPPPAATAIPV is encoded by the coding sequence GTGAGCGCTTCGAATCAACACCCCACCATTCCCCCCGGCTCCGGGGCGCTGTTCTTTATCCAGACCTTCTCGACCCTGGGGTTTGCCGTGCTCTACTCCACGCTGGTGCTCTACGCCACCAAGCGGCTCGGCTTTAGCGAATCCCAGGCCAACGCCATGATGGGGGTCTTCGGGGCCTTCAACTATGGCCTGCACCTGTTTGGCGGTTATCTCGGCGGGCGCTACCTCAGCAACCGCAACCTGTTCGTGATGGGGATGGTGCTGCAGGTGATCGGCTGCTACTTCATCGCCGAGATGGGGATCACCGGCCTCTACTGGGGGCTCGCCATGTTCCTCACCGGCAGCGGCCTCAACGTCACCTGCCTCAACATGATGCTGACCCAGCGCTTCGCCCCGGATGATCACCGCCGCGAGAGTGCCTTCCTGTGGAACTACGCCGGGATGAATCTGGGCTTCTTTATCGGCTTCACGGTGGCGGGCTACTTCCAGCTCACCGAGGATTACCGCACCTTGTTCCTGTTTGCGACGCTGGGCAACATCATCGCCATCATCGCTACCTTCGCCTGCTGGCCGATTCTGGCGGATATCAGCACCCCGCTGCGCCATATCAAGGGGAGCGGTTTCTACCGCCGCATGCTGGCCGGCCTCGCCATTCTGGCCATGCTGGTGCCCGCCCTGCGTCTGCTGCTGACCCACGCCAGTTTCAGCGGCAGCTTCGTGCTGATCCTGGGGGCCGTGGTGCTGGTACTGCTCTGCGTGATGACCGCCCGCCACCCGGACGCCGCCGAGCGTAGCCGCATGGTGGCCTACCTGATCCTCGCCCTCGGCTCCCTCATCTTCTGGTCGCTCTACCAGCTGGCGCCCATGGGGCTGATGCTCTTCTCCGAGCACAACATCAACCTCAACGTGTTCGGGCTGCGGGTCGCCCCCCAGTGGATCCAGAACATCAACACCATTGTCATCGTCATCGGTGGCCCGCTGATGGCGCTGCTGTTCAAGCGGCTGCGCGAACAGGGGTGGAATATCGACATCCCCTCCCAGTTTGCCGCCTCCCTGTTTTGCATGGGGCTCGGCATGCTGGTGCTGCCGATCGGCATCCATCTGGCGGGGGCCGACGGGCTGGTCGCCTTCAAGTGGATCGCCATCAGCTATGTGCTGCAGAGCTTTGGCGAACTGCTGATCTCCCCCATCGGTTACGCCATGATCGGCAAGCTGGCCCCCGCCAGCCTGCAAGGCTTGATGATGGGCTGCTGGATGATGGTGACCGGCGTCGCCTCGGTGCTGGCGGGCTATGTCTCCAGCGCCATGCCGCAGAATATCGGCAGCTCTCCGGTGGCCACCAACCCGGGTTACAGCTCGGTGTTCAATATGCTCGGCTGGGGCTCGATGGCGGGCGGGATCGTCCTGCTGTTGCTGGTGCCCCGCCTGCGCCTGCTGATCGCCTCGAAAATCACCCCGCCACCGGCGGCGACAGCCATTCCTGTCTAA